GTTATTTCCAGACTTGTGTAACTATAATTTTAAGAGCAAATTGTGACTCTATAGACTATATGTGCACTAACTCGTTAATATGTAATAAATTAATTGGTTAAATACATAACCGGCCCCCTAAAATAggttaaattttacattttgacaCATGAATTAAGATATGTTCTTATTAGACACCCCAATATTCTTTATAAAATTGTGCATATTAAACAATTCATGACTAGCAAGTCAAAAGGATATCGAGTTGAATGTGCGATGACGTAGCAAAAAtcacaaagaaaaaagaaaaagaaaaagaaaaagagaagccaTGTTGTCTAGCTTCCGTTTCTCCTTCCATTTCTCCTTTTCTGCAAGATTTGATGGAATCAAAGTATTAGAATATCTTTTTTATTTATGATGATAGAACATATTTATTTTCCACATAAGATTTGTTGTCATTTGAGATTACCTTTAATCTAACAATAATATGTAGATTCAAAAGTTTTATTAGAATTGAATTCATAGAAAATTTCAAGAAATCTGCGTGATATGAAGCTCTTGTGTCACTTGCCTTATTTAGTATTTACCCCCTTCTAATTTTTATGATACATTTCGCATTAGAGGTTGTTTTAGATTTTATGTACGATCAATACCGTAATATAAAAGAGATGAAAATGGTATATTGCATTGGAAATACAATCAACTTAGCTATAAGAGTGTATGGGTTTGTTACAAATACATTAAATGTAAGTAAATTTGTGTCTATGGATTATCTCAAAACAGGGGCGGATACTGAACCTAGTACTTTCAACGAGGAGCATAAATTTATGTGCAAATAATtactaaaattataataaataatagatatgaactcataacaTTAAATGTTGAACCCATAGAACTAAAATTTTAGATCCGCTTGTGTCTCAAAAATGTTAAATTCACAGCATTTGTAACATCCTTAAAGAATGCACCAATAGCTTCGTACTCCTCAAATGCTCTAACATCAGAATTACACCTTAACAACTGAGGAAAGAACAGCCAAAAACCCGTGATCATAACAAATCCAACGGTCCAGATCGTCCCGATAATCCTAGGCAGTTTAAACTCGCCATTAATCGCCTTCTTAATACAAATCTCAATGTTTAAACACACTCCATGTAACAAAAAGAACCAGGTGATTTCCCAAGTGGGCTTAACCCGGCCCAAATAGTAAAATATCAGCTCGTGCATTAGGCCCGATACAACGAACGTGCCCATCACGGCAGGAAGTGGGGCCCACTTCCGGCCCAAAATGTTTGTGGAAAGGCTTAAAGTTGGATTGTATACCGTGGGGCGAAGGATACGAGTGACAATGAGATTCCAACGCCGGCCCCAGAAATCTTGTAGTGATGTAGATAAATATGGTTCATTGAACTGTGGTTCGAGCTCAAGCCCGAGAAGCCCATGGGCCAAGCCCGAAACAATGGCTAGAATGATTTCTAAGCTAAGGTATATGTGGAAGCAATAAATGACCATAATTATATGGGGATGCATATAGTCACTATAGTCATATACTCTAAGAATTAAGGCAAAAAGAAGTGCCTTTATGCCATAATTCAGAACTGACTTGGATTTTCCATAAGATGGAAATGGCCTTTCTTGAAAATGGCCATTTTGGTTACTATACTTCCCATTTTGAACACCAGTACATTTTTCAGCTGATTTTTGAGATGGGGTTTCATGAAAATGACCATCTTGAAAAGGGTTATTTTCAGTTTTAGCAGCTGAGTTGAGAGCTGGTGTTTCTTGAAAATGTCCATTTTTGTCAAAATCCTTTCTTGTTTGTACACTAGAAATTTTTTCAGCTGACTTTGTTGATGGGGTTTCTTGAAAATGGCCATTTTGATGAAGTTTACCTCTATTAACCCCATTTTGAACATAAAGTTCAGATTTTTCTTGAAATTTTTGCTGAATCTTGATGGGGAGGCAAGCAAGGATTAGAAATTTAGGGATAGAAAGTGAAGAATCAGAAAGTGGACCATGGTCAAAAGCAAGGAGAAGAAGCTTAAAATTGCAAAGCCAAGAAATGAAAAAAGCAGTGTTACCACAAAGATGAACAGAGTTAATTTTGAGAGGGAGATAGAGGAAAAAACAAATCATAGGGAGAAAAGAGAAGAGCCTAAATAAACCTTTTGGAATAATTTTAGTAACTAAATAACAGTAGCATAGTGATGCATAAATTGATAACCATACCTTAATAAAAGTTTCAATTTCTCCTTCAATCCAATATTTGATCACATTACTTATATTTCCCTCCATATTACAAAtctgttttttatttatttactttttccCTCCTTTTATTcctcaaaagaagaagaaagcaaaGGAAGAGAACAAAAGCAGAAGGAGACATAAGATAAAATTCTCTGCTCCAACTTCCTTTAATCAGTCCACAAATTAGAACATATTTAAGTAAACCAATGAATTTTTTACACGTGTAATTGGAGATGTTATATCCGAATTTGTATTCCTTAATGTGCCCATAATATTTTGGAATAATAATTTTCAACGTGCTTTGGAATTGTTTTCCGACCAACCTATGTACAACATTAAATTTAACTAGAAAAATTTTGTAGCTTTGTATTTATTGAATCAGAAAGCTAATTGTTACTATTCTATATTCAGAATTTCAAATAATGTCTCCATATTTACAGAGATAcagaaaactaaaaggtaaaagtaaaataaaaggaaataaaaatgtaatattaaaataaaaaggaaaacaaacttGAAGAGAATTGTACTCTTAATGTTTCATTATTTTCTTCATTGTTTACATTGGAATATCATTATAAAAAAAAGTTGAAtatcaatatttaaaattttcataattaaATAATCAGTCAACAAGATAAAATGATCACGCTGGTAATGGACAAATAGAGGAAGGCTGCTAAATTCCATTAACGAGATGAGAAGACACCCACTTTGAAATAACTTCCTCGACATTTCAGCCGagtttttcttttaataattccATTTTACGTCACACTTTTTTTGTAGTacgttttaaaataaaataaatatattctcGTGATTCGTTTTTAAAACATGTAGCGACCATTAAAGACTAAACACATATTTCTCTTATCCTTTATTGATTTAAAATTGCACTAATATAAAAATGTCTCAATTCAATGTAATTTGATCGACTCCAAAAGATTACTCAACCTATTTCCATGTAATTAACAACTCTTCTTTGGTGCTGATCATTACTTTCATTAGCTTTATTAAAATGATTGTAAAAATTGGAAACGGGAAACCCCACGAGAAAACAACTTACAATTCTTTTTCAAACAAGCATTCCAAGTTTGAATGTTGACTTGCAATTTTTAAATTATCAACCCTCTTACCTAACTCTCATGagttaatttaatatttaaatccAACCTAATTATTCTCCTTAACGGCATTTGACCTTGTTCTTTTTCTATGGAATGCATGTAAGAACAACTCAATAGTCGTTAAATCATGATAGAAATGCCCATCTGCCTCTGCTGTTAATTGCAGAAAAGGGTGCACAAGATAGGAATGCTAAGCACCCGAtgattgtaacgactcgaccggtcgttttgacaaTTTACATTTCATTCGGCgttttaaggtctcgagcagcttcgtattatgtgttatgacttgcgtatgTGGCCAAgttcgattttcggatgattcaggatcaattt
This sequence is a window from Nicotiana tomentosiformis chromosome 5, ASM39032v3, whole genome shotgun sequence. Protein-coding genes within it:
- the LOC104121038 gene encoding acyl-CoA--sterol O-acyltransferase 1-like, producing the protein MEGNISNVIKYWIEGEIETFIKVWLSIYASLCYCYLVTKIIPKGLFRLFSFLPMICFFLYLPLKINSVHLCGNTAFFISWLCNFKLLLLAFDHGPLSDSSLSIPKFLILACLPIKIQQKFQEKSELYVQNGVNRGKLHQNGHFQETPSTKSAEKISSVQTRKDFDKNGHFQETPALNSAAKTENNPFQDGHFHETPSQKSAEKCTGVQNGKYSNQNGHFQERPFPSYGKSKSVLNYGIKALLFALILRVYDYSDYMHPHIIMVIYCFHIYLSLEIILAIVSGLAHGLLGLELEPQFNEPYLSTSLQDFWGRRWNLIVTRILRPTVYNPTLSLSTNILGRKWAPLPAVMGTFVVSGLMHELIFYYLGRVKPTWEITWFFLLHGVCLNIEICIKKAINGEFKLPRIIGTIWTVGFVMITGFWLFFPQLLRCNSDVRAFEEYEAIGAFFKDVTNAVNLTFLRHKRI